CGAGCAGAGCGCGCTGGTCGGCGCCTCCGGGGCGGTCTCGGGCCTGATGGGCGGGGCCGCGCGGCTGATGGCCGGCCACGGGCGGCCGGGACCGATCCTGTCGCGCACGGTGCTGGGGATGGGCGCCATCTGGGCGGCGATCAACCTGGCGATCGGCCTGGTGGGGGCGGGGCTGCTGCCCGGAACCGAGGGCGCGGCCGTCGCCTGGGAGGCGCACATCGCCGGCTTCGTCGCCGGCGTCCTGCTGTTCGGGCCCTTCGCCCGGATGGGGCGGCGCGCCTGAACGGCGTCGAGAACGGCGTCTAGCGCGGCCGCTTCACGCGTGCGTGACACGCGCGCGCCTTCCATTGAATCCCCGGACGTTCTGCGCAACGCTGTTCTTTCCAGATAACGAGAACGGAGAGGCCGATGCTGGTCTCACAGATTCTCAAGACCAAGGGCGACACGGTCTTCACGACCCGCCCCGAGGAAACGGTGGCTGAGGTGGCCGGCCTGCTGCACGCCCGGGGCGTCGGCGCCCTGGTGGTGCTGGACGCTGAGCGGGTGGTGGGCATCGTCTCAGAGCGCGACATCGTCCGGGCCATGGCCGAGGACGGCGCCTCGGCGCTGACGCAGCCGGTCTCCCGGATCATGACCGCCAACGTCCTCTTCGCCGAGCCAGGCGAGACGGTGGACGGCCTGCTGGGCCGCATGACGGACCGGCGGATCCGCCACCTGCCGGTGTGCAGGAACGAGCGCCTCGTCGGGATCGTCTCGATCGGCGACCTGGTGAAGTCAAAGATCTCCGAGGTGGAGGCCGAGGCCGATGGCCTGAAGGCCTACATCGCGGCGAGCTGAGGGATACCCTCCGACGGAGGGCTGGAAGCCGGCTGCCCGCCGGTGAAAGGGCGAGGAAGGGGCCGCGATCCCTTCCTCGCCCGTTTTCTGTCCGGAGCCGATGGAGGGCAGGGCGTGCGCCCGGCTGTCGCAGGCCCTGGCAGGATGGCGCCGCAGGGGCCATCTGGGTCCGGCTGACGGGCGCCGCCGGCTGTTCCCCACGCCGGGTTCCCGGCCGGAATAGCGGCGGTCTTCCGAAAGTTTCGGAAAGGCGGTTGACGGCCTTCGCGGGCCCAACTAGATAGCCGCCTCCCGCTCGGGGGCGGGGCGAAGACGAAACGAAATCGAGGCGCTAAGCTCTTGAAATCGTTTTCGGAATCGCTACATCTCCGAGCAACGGCCGCGGCGCCGGGGCGCAGATGGAAGCTTCCGCTTCCGGAGCGTTTCGGAGCCGGTTCGACCCGAAGAAACGGTTCATCCGCGGATCGGTCGAAAGTTCTGAAAAGGACCGGTTGACACCCTGGGAGACGGCCACTAAGTAGCCGCCTCCCGCTCGGGGGCGGGACGCAGGAGAGAGTAAGGCGACGGCCGCGAGGCCTTCGGATTTCTCCCTCCAGAGAGAGTGAAGCGAACGCCAACAAGGCGCTTGATTTTCTCCCTCGAATGCGTATCTTCCCGAGCCTCAATCGAATCGCTACGGACTTTCGGGGCAAGCCCCTGGGCGGCCCGGAGCGGTTTTTGCGGCCAAATTTCTGGGTTCCTTCGGGGGTTCAGAGGCTCCGCAAAAAGCTTGAAAAAGCCGATTGACACTGAAGAGGCCGGTCACTAGATAGCCGCCTCCGCCGCCCACCGGCGAAAAACAGTGGGGTCGGCGAAAGCCGGTCGGGTCTTTGACATCGTTGATTTGGAAAGAGAAACGCAGGCGGCGGCGTCCTGGCGACAATCCTAACCAGATTGTCTCGACGCTGACTGTG
The Phenylobacterium zucineum HLK1 genome window above contains:
- a CDS encoding CBS domain-containing protein; the protein is MLVSQILKTKGDTVFTTRPEETVAEVAGLLHARGVGALVVLDAERVVGIVSERDIVRAMAEDGASALTQPVSRIMTANVLFAEPGETVDGLLGRMTDRRIRHLPVCRNERLVGIVSIGDLVKSKISEVEAEADGLKAYIAAS